One window from the genome of Nicotiana sylvestris chromosome 9, ASM39365v2, whole genome shotgun sequence encodes:
- the LOC104215730 gene encoding uncharacterized protein At5g08430-like isoform X1, with product MDGDSFWVEEFNDQLPFSLKRKRNVRIKKLEFVGWGSKPLVEFLESIGKDTSRTYSQQEVTAIVTEYVNSNNLLNPQKKKRVMCDVRLHTLFGKKSIPRIKIYDLLEVHFSENHDESEDESPNNSEEEDILIASKGRKSTVSPKKKAPVVSKSCFAAVIAENIKLVYLKRSLVRDLMKTPESYGDRIVGCFVRVKSDPNDYFQKNSHQLQQVEGVRNFSATSDAAFEIHLQLSNLMKDIPISSLSDDDFSEEECEELRERIKAGLLQKPTVLELESKAQVLHKDITKHWIEREIALLQKRIDHANEKGWRKQLFEFLEKKQLLQTKKEQDRLFSMMPKVVAEELEPEVKTVDALEENAVEQERENSRSPKSTPNGATDYSGAGDTMILSNKAFVSGDAPVVDGNDQYADMTQEQMDTTVPVRAERSEEMQAVASGEDNVTQEVQVQVTQTEVIELSDDEPDVEDQKDGKQATYMNPEVPIWHYLDPQGNIQGPFPLTLLKRWSDAYYFEPSFRVWMIGQRLEEAVLLIDVLRHFFPVR from the exons ATGGATGGGGACTCCTTTTGGGTGGAAGAATTCAATGATCAGTTACCCTTTTCTTTAAAAAGGAAGAGAAATGTCAGAATCAAGAAACTAGAGTTTGTTGGATGGGGATCCAAACCGTTGGTTGAATTCCTTGAATCAATTGGTAAAGATACAAGCAGAACATATTCTCAACAAGAGGTGACGGCTATTGTCACTGAATATGTAAATTCGAATAATCTTCTTAATCCACAAAAGAAAAAGAGGGTTATGTGTGATGTGCGACTTCATACCCTTTTCGGAAAGAAATCTATACCGCGGATAAAAATCTATGACTTGTTGGAAGTGCACTTCAGTGAGAACCATGATGAATCAGAGGATGAATCTCCTAACAATTCGGAAGAGGAGGATATTTTGATAGCATCTAAGGGAAGAAAAAGTACAGTGAGTCCAAAGAAAAAGGCTCCTGTTGTTTCTAAAAGCTGTTTTGCGGCTGTTATTGCTGAAAACATTAAGCTTGTGTACTTGAAGAGGAGCTTAGTTCGGGATCTTATGAAGACCCCTGAAAGTTACGGAGATAGAATTGTGGGTTGCTTTGTGAGGGTAAAATCTGACCCAAATGACTACTTCCAGAAAAACTCCCACCAGCTTCAGCAAGTTGAAG GTGTAAGAAATTTTTCAGCAACCAGCGATGCTGCTTTTGAAATTCACCTTCAACTTTCAAATCTGATGAAGGACATTCCCATATCTTCCTTATCTGATGATGATTTTTCTGAG GAGGAATGTGAGGAGTTGCGTGAAAGAATAAAAGCTGGTTTGCTCCAGAAGCCTACTGTT TTGGAGCTTGAGTCAAAAGCCCAAGTTCTGCACAAGGATATCACCAAGCAT TGGATTGAGAGAGAAATTGCGTTGTTACAAAAGCGCATTGATCATGCCAATGAGAAGGGATGGCGCAAACAA CTGTTTGAGTTTCTGGAGAAGAAGCAGCTTTTACAGACAAAAAAGGAACAGGATAGACTCTTTTCCATGATGCCAAAAGTTGTAGCTGAGGAATTAGAGCCTGAAGTTAAAACGGTTGACGCCCTAGAAGAAAATGCAGTGGAACAAGAAAGAGAAAATAGTCGTTCACCAAAGTCAACTCCTAATGGAGCTACAGACTATTCTGGTGCAG GGGATACCATGATCCTATCCAACAAGGCTTTTGTAAGTGGAGATGCACCCGTTGTTGATGGAAATG ATCAATATGCAGACATGACTCAAGAACAAATGGATACTACGGTTCCTGTAAGAGCTGAAAGAAGTGAAGAAATGCAGGCGGTGGCCTCTGGAGAAGACAATGTCACTCAAGAAGTACAGGTCCAGGTTACTCAAACTGAGGTAATTGAATTGAGCGATGATGAGCCAGACGTTGAGGACCAAAAAGATGGAAAACAGGCTACTTATATGAACCCTGAAGTCCCAATTTGGCACTATCTGGATCCTCAGGGAAACATACAGGGTCCTTTTCCTTTGACGTTGTTGAAACGTTGGAGTGATGCTTACTACTTCGAGCCAAGCTTCCGAGTATGGATGATTGGCCAAAGACTAGAAGAAGCTGTCTTGTTGATTGATGTGCTTCGCCATTTTTTCCCCGTCAGATGA
- the LOC104215730 gene encoding uncharacterized protein At5g08430-like isoform X2: protein MDGDSFWVEEFNDQLPFSLKRKRNVRIKKLEFVGWGSKPLVEFLESIGKDTSRTYSQQEVTAIVTEYVNSNNLLNPQKKKRVMCDVRLHTLFGKKSIPRIKIYDLLEVHFSENHDESEDESPNNSEEEDILIASKGRKSTVSPKKKAPVVSKSCFAAVIAENIKLVYLKRSLVRDLMKTPESYGDRIVGCFVRVKSDPNDYFQKNSHQLQQVEGVRNFSATSDAAFEIHLQLSNLMKDIPISSLSDDDFSEEECEELRERIKAGLLQKPTVLELESKAQVLHKDITKHWIEREIALLQKRIDHANEKGWRKQLFEFLEKKQLLQTKKEQDRLFSMMPKVVAEELEPEVKTVDALEENAVEQERENSRSPKSTPNGATDYSGAGDTMILSNKAFVSGDAPVVDGNDMTQEQMDTTVPVRAERSEEMQAVASGEDNVTQEVQVQVTQTEVIELSDDEPDVEDQKDGKQATYMNPEVPIWHYLDPQGNIQGPFPLTLLKRWSDAYYFEPSFRVWMIGQRLEEAVLLIDVLRHFFPVR, encoded by the exons ATGGATGGGGACTCCTTTTGGGTGGAAGAATTCAATGATCAGTTACCCTTTTCTTTAAAAAGGAAGAGAAATGTCAGAATCAAGAAACTAGAGTTTGTTGGATGGGGATCCAAACCGTTGGTTGAATTCCTTGAATCAATTGGTAAAGATACAAGCAGAACATATTCTCAACAAGAGGTGACGGCTATTGTCACTGAATATGTAAATTCGAATAATCTTCTTAATCCACAAAAGAAAAAGAGGGTTATGTGTGATGTGCGACTTCATACCCTTTTCGGAAAGAAATCTATACCGCGGATAAAAATCTATGACTTGTTGGAAGTGCACTTCAGTGAGAACCATGATGAATCAGAGGATGAATCTCCTAACAATTCGGAAGAGGAGGATATTTTGATAGCATCTAAGGGAAGAAAAAGTACAGTGAGTCCAAAGAAAAAGGCTCCTGTTGTTTCTAAAAGCTGTTTTGCGGCTGTTATTGCTGAAAACATTAAGCTTGTGTACTTGAAGAGGAGCTTAGTTCGGGATCTTATGAAGACCCCTGAAAGTTACGGAGATAGAATTGTGGGTTGCTTTGTGAGGGTAAAATCTGACCCAAATGACTACTTCCAGAAAAACTCCCACCAGCTTCAGCAAGTTGAAG GTGTAAGAAATTTTTCAGCAACCAGCGATGCTGCTTTTGAAATTCACCTTCAACTTTCAAATCTGATGAAGGACATTCCCATATCTTCCTTATCTGATGATGATTTTTCTGAG GAGGAATGTGAGGAGTTGCGTGAAAGAATAAAAGCTGGTTTGCTCCAGAAGCCTACTGTT TTGGAGCTTGAGTCAAAAGCCCAAGTTCTGCACAAGGATATCACCAAGCAT TGGATTGAGAGAGAAATTGCGTTGTTACAAAAGCGCATTGATCATGCCAATGAGAAGGGATGGCGCAAACAA CTGTTTGAGTTTCTGGAGAAGAAGCAGCTTTTACAGACAAAAAAGGAACAGGATAGACTCTTTTCCATGATGCCAAAAGTTGTAGCTGAGGAATTAGAGCCTGAAGTTAAAACGGTTGACGCCCTAGAAGAAAATGCAGTGGAACAAGAAAGAGAAAATAGTCGTTCACCAAAGTCAACTCCTAATGGAGCTACAGACTATTCTGGTGCAG GGGATACCATGATCCTATCCAACAAGGCTTTTGTAAGTGGAGATGCACCCGTTGTTGATGGAAATG ACATGACTCAAGAACAAATGGATACTACGGTTCCTGTAAGAGCTGAAAGAAGTGAAGAAATGCAGGCGGTGGCCTCTGGAGAAGACAATGTCACTCAAGAAGTACAGGTCCAGGTTACTCAAACTGAGGTAATTGAATTGAGCGATGATGAGCCAGACGTTGAGGACCAAAAAGATGGAAAACAGGCTACTTATATGAACCCTGAAGTCCCAATTTGGCACTATCTGGATCCTCAGGGAAACATACAGGGTCCTTTTCCTTTGACGTTGTTGAAACGTTGGAGTGATGCTTACTACTTCGAGCCAAGCTTCCGAGTATGGATGATTGGCCAAAGACTAGAAGAAGCTGTCTTGTTGATTGATGTGCTTCGCCATTTTTTCCCCGTCAGATGA
- the LOC138878125 gene encoding uncharacterized protein, which translates to MAKRWEGQLDTAKSYLDKAAKNMKKFVNRKRRPIDYRVGDMDMVKFNPRQFKALRGMHQNLIRKYEGPFKIVSNVGKISYKLDMPSYLKIYPVFYASMLKPYHKDKDDPSRGQSSRVPITITASHDREIEAIMDYQASQKQGQKTTAMFLIHWKGQSPDDSTWEQYEDLWQFKNKIREFMQQHCAAVIAILGGGECDDMPHHHAT; encoded by the coding sequence ATGGCCAAAAGATGGGAGGGGCAGCTTGACACTGCTAAGTCCTACTtggataaggcagctaagaaTATGAAGAAGTTTGTGAACCGTAAGCGCCGTCCCATAGACTATAGAGTTGGGGACATGGACATGGTGAAGTTTAACCCAAGACAGTTCAAGGCACTACGGGGCATGCATCAGAATCTAATTCGCAAGTATGAAGGGCCATTTAAGATTGTCTCCAACGTAGGAaagatctcatacaagcttgacatgccatCGTATCTTAAGATCTACCCTGTTTTCTATGCCAGCATGCTTAAGCCATATCATAAAGACAAGGATGATCCGAGTAGAGGCCAATCAAGTCGAGTGCCTATTACTATCACTGCCTCGCATGATCGAGAGATTGAGGCTATTATGGATTATCAGGCCAGTCAAAAACAAGGGCAAAAAACCACTGCTATGTTCCTCATCCATTGGAAGGGGCAATCACCAGATGACTCCACATGGGAACAATATGAAGACTTATGGCAATTCAAAAATAAGATCCGAGAGTTTATGCAGCAGCATTGCGCCGCGGTCATCGCAATATTAggtgggggagagtgtgatgaTATGCCACATCATCATGCCACATAG